The sequence below is a genomic window from Sinorhizobium terangae.
TCGGAACCTACGTGACCTCGTTGGACATGGCGGGCCTGTCAATCACCGTCGCGCGTCTTGCGGACCGAGAGCTTTCGCTGTGGGACGCGCCGGTCGACACGGCGGCGCTGCGCTGGGGAGATTAATTTATCTTTCCTCTCTGCGCGCCGCAGCCCGACATGGGCACGCTTCGTGGCAGCATGATGTCATTGCTCAGAACAGGTCCCAGGGCGACGCCATCTGGGTGAAGTTCGTGACAAATTTCTGCCCACGCGACGAGCCGCAACAGGCGCGCCCGGTGGCGCGCGCTCAATCCTGGCGAATGTGGCGTGCAATCGCTTCCTTGAGGGTTGCTCCATCGCCGGCGGCAACGGCGTCGATCATTTGATGGTGCTCGCGCGAGGATTGTTCGATGCGCGCCCGTGTCTTCCACTGCGAGACCGGGGCCGACGATGTGCGCTGGCGGATCTCGGTCACGAGATTGACGAGTTCCTTGTTGCCGCAGAGCGAAAGCAGCCGATGGTGAAAGGCAAGATTGGCCTCGTAGAGCTCGATCGGCGTTCCTTCGAGAATGAGCGTGTCGAAGCGCGACGCGAGGTCACGCAGGGCCTCGACGTCCAGCTCTGACGCGTTGGCGGCGATTTTGCCCGCAACCCCCGCTTCGAGCAGGATGCGAATTTCGCTGACTTCGGAAGCCTGCCGGCCATCGGGCTCGTACACGTGATAGCCGCGGTTCGGCACATGTTCGACAAGGCGGCGTTGCGCAAGCCGGTCGAGTGCGCGCCGCACTTCCGGCCTCGTGCACTGGTAGCGCTGCTCCAGGTCGATCTGCTTCAGCCATGATCCGGGTGCAAGCACGCCGGTCTGGATGTCATGGAGAATCAGGTCCGTGACATCGACTGCAGTCGGATTGTTTGCTTCCCGCGGTTTCACCTTGTTCATACAGCCTCCCTACTGCAGGTTTTCCTCTTTCGAACAAAACAGGCAGCAATTCAAAGTTCTGCCGCGTCCCTTTCGCGTCTGGTTAAGATGCGCGGCGCTGCAGGACCTGCCTCTCATTCTGCCATTGCGCCCGACTGCTCTCCAAGATGCAGTCACCCGCAAAGCCGTGGAAAAATCTCTTCGCGCCCTCTGTTTTACACCCATAACGCGCTTGCGTGCTTCAAAATGTTGTCATAAATTGGCGCCAATTTTGGATACCATTGTTGTGGAAGCCAGTAAACGATGAAAAATTCCGATGCCGTCTGGGACCTCGTCGAAAAGAAGCGCGAAGCGTTCTGCTCCTTGAGCGACCGTGTGTGGGACACGCCGGAAACCAACTACGAGGAATACAGCTCGTCCGCTGCGCACGCGGCCATGCTGGAGAATGAAGGTTTCCGCGTCGCGCGCGGCATTGCCGGCATGCCGACGGCAGTGATGGGCGAGGCGGGCGAGGGCGGCCCGGTTATCGCCATCCTTGGAGAGTTCGACGCGCTACCGGGTTTGAGCCAGGAGGCGGGGATTGCCGAGGAGAGGCCGCTCGTTGTCGGCGGCAACGGCCATGGCTGCGGACATAACCTGCTCGGCGCCGGCTCGATGATGGCGGCAACTGCCGTCAAGGACTATCTGGAGGCCAACCGCATCAGGGCGCGGATTCGCTATTACGGCTGCCCTGCCGAGGAGGGCGGCTCGTCCAAGGGCTTCATGGTGCGGGCGGGCGTTTTCGACGACGTCGATATCGCCATTTCCTGGCATCCGGCACCCTTCGCCGGCGTCAACAACCCGATCTCGCTCGCCTGCAACGAGATCAATTTCCACTTCAGCGGCCGCGCCTCGCATGCCGCCGCTTCGCCCCATCTCGGCCGCAGCGCGCTCGACGCCGTCGAGCTCATGAATGTGGGTGTCAACTATCTGCGCGAGCACATGCCGTCGACCGCCCGCATCCACTATGCCGTCACCGATACCGGCGGGCACGCACCGAACGTCGTCCAGGCGCGCGCGACGGTGCGCTATCTCGTCCGCGCCCGCAGTCTGCCGGAACTGCTCGATCTGTCCGCCCGCGTAAGGAATGTCGCCGACGGCGCGGCACTGATGACCGGCACGACGGTGCGGAGCGAAATCGTCAGCGGCGACGCCAATCTCGTCGGCAACACCCCGCTCGAATCCCTGATGCATTCGCACCTCGAACGCCTCGGTCCGCCGGTCTTTGATGAAGAGGACCGCGACCTTGCGGCCAAATTCCAGGAGACCTTCTCGAAGGAGGATATTGCCTCTTCCTTCGAGCGCTTCGGGCTGAAGGTGCGTCGCGGCGTTGCCCTGTGTGACACGATCTTTCCGCCGGAAAGCGGCAACGGCACGCTCGTCGGTTCGACCGACGTCGGCACGGTGAGTTGGATTGTGCCGACCGTCCAGATGCGCGGCGCGACCTACGCCATCGGAACGCCCGGTCATTCCTGGCAACTCGTCGCTCAAGGCAAGCTGCCAGCCGCGCACAAGGGCATGGAACATGCGGCAAAGGTGATGGCGAGCACGGCGCTCGACCTGATCCTGAAGCCCGATCTCATAGCCGCCGCCAAGGCCGATCATGCGGCGAGACTGGACGGCACGCCTTTCGTGAACCCGATCCCGGACGATGTCGATCCGCCGCTGCCGGAGAAGCGCGATGCTTGACCTAGCTCAACCCGATCGAGAGCGGCTGGCTGCCCATATCGAGGAGTTCGGCCGCCGCATCAAGCTCTCGGGAACGCCTGAGGAACTTGAGAGCTTCCGTTATCTCGAACGGGAGATGGCGTCCTACGGCTATCGCACGGAGCTTCTGTTCCACGACGCCTATATCAGCCTGCCCGGACAGGCTCGCGTCGAGGCAAACGGCGAAAACCTGCGCTGCATCACGCATTCGATGTCGGTTGCGACGACAAGCGACGGCATCCGCGCGCCGATCGTCTATGTCGGTGAGGGCGACGAGGCGGCCTTCGCCTCCGTCGATGTCAGAGGCAAGACCGTTCTTGTCGATGGCATTGCCACCGAGGAAGTGACCGCGCTCGCAAGCGCGCATGGCGCTCTGGGCCAGCTTCATATCAGCCCGAACGAACACCTTTACGAAATGTGCGTTTCACCGGTATGGGGCAGTCCCTCGCAGGTTACGCGGCCGAAGCTTCCAACGACGGTCGTTTGTACGATCGCGCGCGACGACGGCGCGAGGCTACGGGCGCAATGCCAAGCGGGCGAGATCGTGCTGGTGTCGCTTTGGGCGGACGTCGATACCAGCTGGCGCAAAACGCCCATTCTCGTTGCGGAGCTGCCTGCTGAAAAGAAAGTGGACGACGGCGCCCCTTTCGTGCTGTTTTCCGGCCATCACGACACCTGGCACTACGGTGTCATGGACAACGGATGCGCCAACGCCACCATGCTGGAGGCGGCAAGGTTGCTCGCCGCGCGGCGCGGCCCGTGGCGGCGGGGCTTGCGTCTCTGCTTCTGGTCCGGCCATTCGCATGGGCGCTATTCGGGATCCGCCTGGTATGCGGACGAATATTGGGACGAGCTCGATCGGCGCTGCGTCGCCCATGTGAATGTCGATTCGACCGGCGGCGAGGGGGCAAGCGTGCTTACCAACTCGGCTGTCATCGACGAGTTGAAATCCGTTGCGGCTGAAGCGGTCGAGGCGGTAAGCGGACAGCGCCACGCCGGTCGCCGCCACGGCCGCGCCGCGGACCAGTCGTTCTGGGGTGTTGGCATACCGTCGATGTTCGGCAGCCTCAGCCATCAGCCGCCCGGTCCCGTCAAGATGCTGACGGCGCTTGGCTGGTGGTGGCATACGCCGCACGACATGGTAGAGCACATCGATCTCGACAACCTTGAACGCGACACGGCAATCGTGCTGCGCGTTCTGTGGCGCCTGTTGACTGCGCCAGTGCTACCGCTCGACTACACCGCCGTTGCCGCTTCGATGAGGAAGGAACTGCTGACCCTTCAGGACCGCCTCGGCGACCGCATGGACATCGACATTTTGATTTCGCGCCTTGGCGCGTTCGAGGAAGCGGTACAGGCTGTGAACAGGATGGCCGAGAGCGCCGGCGAGGACGCGCTGGAAGCGATCAACCGCTCCCTCATGCAGGTGTCTCGTCTGCTCGTGCCCCTCAATTACACGACCGGACACCGCTTCAGCCACGACAGCGCCCTGCCGCACCCGGCCTGGCCATCGCTTGCCGGCCTGCGCGAGCTTGCCGACCTGCCGCAGAGCTCGCCCGAACTGCCGTTTTATGCCGTGCACGCCCGACAATGCCGAAACCTCGCTGCACATGCCTTGCGGGAGGCGCGGGCAACACTGGCAGCCGCCCTCAAACACGACACGCGCTGAAAGGCGCGGATCGATCAATCGCAAAGCCGGCCACCAAAAAGGCCCGGCAAAAAGAAGGGAACTGAAACATGAAACGAAGCAGATTTGTCGCCGCCATTTTCATGGCCGGCCTTTCCTTGACCGCCACGTCGGCGCTGGCCAAGGACTGGACGCATGTCCGGGTCGGGATCGAAGGCGCCTTCCCGCCATGGAATGCGCTCGATTCCCAGGGCCAGCTCACCGGATTCGACGTCGATTTGATCAAGGATGTTTGTGCCCGCGCCAAGGTGGAATGCGAGTTGATGACGGGCGAATGGACCAGCCTCATCCCCAGTCTCAACGCCGGCAAGTTCGATCTCATCATGACGCTCGGCATCAATGAGAAGCGCAAGCAGGTCGTCGACTTCACCATCCCCTATGCGAGTGGTGTCGCGACTTTCCTGATTGCCAAGAACGGACCGGTCACCGAGTTGCCGATGACCGGCGAGCGCCTTAATCTCAACGACAAGGCGAAGGCCGATCCGGTCATGAAGACGATCGGCGAAGCGCTCGACGGCAAGACCGTCGGCGTTGTGCAGTCGACCAGCCAGGAACAGCTCATCAACGCCTATTTCGGCGACACCGTCACGGTGCGCGCCTACAAGAACTCCGGCGAACGCGATCTCGACCTCAAGGCTGGGCGCATCGATGCCGGGTTCGACAGCGGCGTCTATGGAACGTCGATGCTCGCCAAGCCCGGCAACGAGGGCCTCGCCATGACAGGACCTTTGGTCAAGGGCGCGATGCTGGCAACGGAAGTGGCGATGGGCATGCGCAAGGGGGAGGCTGAGTTGAAGGCGAGGTTCGACGACGCGATCAAGGCCGCAGCGGCTGACGGCGTTATTCGTGCGCTCTCCGAAAAATGGAGCAAGCTCGATCTTACGCCCTCGTTCTAACAACGGACTGGCAGGGCGGGCCGCAAGGCCCGTCCGGCACCACTCGACGGACATCCAGCCATGAACAGCGAGTCAGTCTTCTGAGCGCTTGGCCAAGGACCATCGTCTCCATGAGTAATCCCGGTTTCCTCGACATCATCAGTTTCGGGCCTGACAGGTGGGGTCACGCGCTTGCCGCGGGCGCGTGGATGACGATCCTGATCGCGCTTGCCGGCTTTGCGATCGGCAGCGTCATCGGTACCCTCGGCGCGTGGGCGAAGATATCCGGCGGCCGGTTCCTCCGGATGTTCGCCGATGCCTATACGACGATCTTGCGCGGCATTCCGGATCTGCTCGTCATCTACCTTTTCTATTTCGGCGGCAGCGCCGTCGTGACGGCGGTCGGGCAGTTCTTCGGCGCCGAGGGCTTCGTCAGCTTTCCGGGCTTTCTCGCTGGTGCGCTTGCGGTCGGCTTGACCTCCGGTGCCCAGCAGACGGAGGTTTTCCGTGGCGCTTTCCGTGCCGTCCATCCGGGCGAACTGGAGGCGGCGACCGCCTGCGGTATGGGCCGCGTGCTCAAGTTCCGCCGCATCACCGCGCCGCTGACGCTGCGCCACGCGCTGCCCGGACTCGGCAATGTCTGGCAGGTGGTGCTGAAAGAGTCGGCGCTCGTTTCGGTCACCGGCGTCGTCGAGCTTCTGCGCCAAGCCCAAATCGGCGCCGGATCGACCAGTCTGCCTTTCGATTTCTATTTCATCGCCGCGATGATCTATCTCGCGATTTCCACCGTTTCCGGCCTCTTCCTCAATGCCTCGGAACGCTGGTTCTCGCGCGGCGTCAGGAGGGGTTGATGGATATCGCCTTTGCCGCGGAAACGCTGATAAGCCTGCTCTCGGCCCTGCCGCTCACGCTTGAGCTCGCAATAACGGCAATCGCTCTCGGTGCGGTTCTCGCTCTTGCTCTGGCGCTCGCGCGCCTCTCCGGCATCCTCGTGCTCGACTGGTTCGCGCGCCTCTACGTGTTCATTTTTCGCGGAACTCCGCTGCTCGTCCAGATCTTCCTGATCTACTACGGTCTTAGCCAGTTTGGCGCGGTCAGGCACAGCATCTTTTGGCCGGTGCTGCGCGAGCCCTATTGGTGTGCCGTGCTTGCCCTGATGCTGAACACCGCGGCCTATGCGAGCGAGATCATTCGCGGCGGCTTGCTTTCAGTGCCGCACGGGCAGGTCGAGGCCGCGCGCGCCTGCGGCATGCCGCGTTTCATGATCTTCCGCCGCATCGTCATGCCGCTTGCCATCCGCCAGGCACTGCCCGGCTACGGCAACGAGATGATCTCTATGGTGAAGGCGACCTCGCTCGCCTCGATCATCACGCTCATGGA
It includes:
- a CDS encoding M20 family metallopeptidase, with product MKNSDAVWDLVEKKREAFCSLSDRVWDTPETNYEEYSSSAAHAAMLENEGFRVARGIAGMPTAVMGEAGEGGPVIAILGEFDALPGLSQEAGIAEERPLVVGGNGHGCGHNLLGAGSMMAATAVKDYLEANRIRARIRYYGCPAEEGGSSKGFMVRAGVFDDVDIAISWHPAPFAGVNNPISLACNEINFHFSGRASHAAASPHLGRSALDAVELMNVGVNYLREHMPSTARIHYAVTDTGGHAPNVVQARATVRYLVRARSLPELLDLSARVRNVADGAALMTGTTVRSEIVSGDANLVGNTPLESLMHSHLERLGPPVFDEEDRDLAAKFQETFSKEDIASSFERFGLKVRRGVALCDTIFPPESGNGTLVGSTDVGTVSWIVPTVQMRGATYAIGTPGHSWQLVAQGKLPAAHKGMEHAAKVMASTALDLILKPDLIAAAKADHAARLDGTPFVNPIPDDVDPPLPEKRDA
- a CDS encoding GntR family transcriptional regulator, whose translation is MNKVKPREANNPTAVDVTDLILHDIQTGVLAPGSWLKQIDLEQRYQCTRPEVRRALDRLAQRRLVEHVPNRGYHVYEPDGRQASEVSEIRILLEAGVAGKIAANASELDVEALRDLASRFDTLILEGTPIELYEANLAFHHRLLSLCGNKELVNLVTEIRQRTSSAPVSQWKTRARIEQSSREHHQMIDAVAAGDGATLKEAIARHIRQD
- a CDS encoding M28 family peptidase produces the protein MLDLAQPDRERLAAHIEEFGRRIKLSGTPEELESFRYLEREMASYGYRTELLFHDAYISLPGQARVEANGENLRCITHSMSVATTSDGIRAPIVYVGEGDEAAFASVDVRGKTVLVDGIATEEVTALASAHGALGQLHISPNEHLYEMCVSPVWGSPSQVTRPKLPTTVVCTIARDDGARLRAQCQAGEIVLVSLWADVDTSWRKTPILVAELPAEKKVDDGAPFVLFSGHHDTWHYGVMDNGCANATMLEAARLLAARRGPWRRGLRLCFWSGHSHGRYSGSAWYADEYWDELDRRCVAHVNVDSTGGEGASVLTNSAVIDELKSVAAEAVEAVSGQRHAGRRHGRAADQSFWGVGIPSMFGSLSHQPPGPVKMLTALGWWWHTPHDMVEHIDLDNLERDTAIVLRVLWRLLTAPVLPLDYTAVAASMRKELLTLQDRLGDRMDIDILISRLGAFEEAVQAVNRMAESAGEDALEAINRSLMQVSRLLVPLNYTTGHRFSHDSALPHPAWPSLAGLRELADLPQSSPELPFYAVHARQCRNLAAHALREARATLAAALKHDTR
- a CDS encoding ABC transporter permease, which codes for MSNPGFLDIISFGPDRWGHALAAGAWMTILIALAGFAIGSVIGTLGAWAKISGGRFLRMFADAYTTILRGIPDLLVIYLFYFGGSAVVTAVGQFFGAEGFVSFPGFLAGALAVGLTSGAQQTEVFRGAFRAVHPGELEAATACGMGRVLKFRRITAPLTLRHALPGLGNVWQVVLKESALVSVTGVVELLRQAQIGAGSTSLPFDFYFIAAMIYLAISTVSGLFLNASERWFSRGVRRG
- a CDS encoding ABC transporter permease, producing MDIAFAAETLISLLSALPLTLELAITAIALGAVLALALALARLSGILVLDWFARLYVFIFRGTPLLVQIFLIYYGLSQFGAVRHSIFWPVLREPYWCAVLALMLNTAAYASEIIRGGLLSVPHGQVEAARACGMPRFMIFRRIVMPLAIRQALPGYGNEMISMVKATSLASIITLMEITGVAAKIISETFRVIEVFVVAGAIYLTINFLLTRLIAFVEYQLSPHQRQPLPMTGRLKGESH
- a CDS encoding transporter substrate-binding domain-containing protein, with amino-acid sequence MKRSRFVAAIFMAGLSLTATSALAKDWTHVRVGIEGAFPPWNALDSQGQLTGFDVDLIKDVCARAKVECELMTGEWTSLIPSLNAGKFDLIMTLGINEKRKQVVDFTIPYASGVATFLIAKNGPVTELPMTGERLNLNDKAKADPVMKTIGEALDGKTVGVVQSTSQEQLINAYFGDTVTVRAYKNSGERDLDLKAGRIDAGFDSGVYGTSMLAKPGNEGLAMTGPLVKGAMLATEVAMGMRKGEAELKARFDDAIKAAAADGVIRALSEKWSKLDLTPSF